One genomic segment of Caldimonas brevitalea includes these proteins:
- the atpE gene encoding F0F1 ATP synthase subunit C, which yields MEQVLGYVAIACGMIISFGAIGACIGIALMGGKYLEASARQPELMNELQTKMFLLAGLIDAAFLIGVGVAMLFAFANPFVIR from the coding sequence ATGGAACAAGTGTTGGGTTATGTCGCGATCGCTTGCGGGATGATCATCAGCTTCGGCGCTATCGGTGCCTGTATCGGTATCGCGCTGATGGGTGGTAAGTACCTCGAAGCGTCGGCTCGCCAACCCGAGCTGATGAACGAACTGCAGACCAAGATGTTCCTGCTGGCCGGTCTGATCGACGCCGCGTTCCTGATCGGTGTCGGTGTGGCCATGCTGTTCGCGTTCGCCAACCCCTTCGTGATCAGGTAA
- a CDS encoding F0F1 ATP synthase subunit delta, giving the protein MAELATIARPYAQAVFEAARTGDMNQWAAEVDTLAAIAAQPQLREFADNPKVAPTQVLEVFTSMPGVTLSEGVRNLLRTLIENGRLAALPEIATQFRALKNAHSGVVDAKVYSAFPIDNAQLADLMSSLERRFGRKLIASVEVEPELIGGVRVVVGDEVLDTSVKARLERMKAALVA; this is encoded by the coding sequence ATGGCTGAGCTGGCAACCATCGCGCGTCCCTATGCGCAAGCCGTTTTCGAAGCGGCCCGCACCGGTGACATGAACCAGTGGGCTGCCGAGGTGGACACCTTGGCCGCCATTGCCGCCCAGCCGCAGCTACGCGAGTTTGCGGACAACCCCAAGGTGGCGCCCACGCAGGTGCTCGAAGTGTTCACTTCGATGCCCGGCGTGACGCTGTCCGAGGGCGTGCGCAACCTGCTTCGCACCCTGATCGAGAACGGGCGGCTCGCTGCCCTGCCGGAGATCGCCACGCAGTTCCGCGCCTTGAAGAACGCCCACTCGGGGGTCGTCGACGCGAAGGTCTACAGCGCCTTCCCGATCGACAACGCCCAGCTCGCGGATCTGATGAGCTCGCTCGAACGGCGTTTCGGCCGCAAGCTGATCGCCAGTGTCGAGGTCGAGCCGGAACTGATCGGTGGTGTGCGCGTGGTGGTCGGCGATGAGGTGCTCGACACCTCGGTCAAGGCCCGCTTGGAACGCATGAAGGCCGCGCTGGTCGCCTGA
- a CDS encoding F0F1 ATP synthase subunit B, which yields MNLNATLWAQMVVFGILVWFTMKFVWPPITKALDERARKIADGLAAADKAKADLADANKRVEAQLAQTREEATQRLGDAEKRAQSIVDEAKKRAEAEYAKIVANAKTEADQLVIQAREALREQVAVLAVKGAEQILRREVNAGVHADLLSRLKTEL from the coding sequence GTGAATCTGAACGCTACCCTTTGGGCGCAGATGGTGGTCTTCGGGATCCTGGTGTGGTTCACGATGAAATTCGTGTGGCCCCCGATCACGAAGGCGCTGGATGAGCGCGCCCGGAAGATTGCGGACGGTCTGGCTGCCGCCGACAAGGCGAAAGCCGACCTGGCCGACGCCAACAAGCGTGTCGAAGCGCAGCTCGCCCAAACCCGCGAAGAAGCCACTCAGCGCCTGGGCGACGCCGAAAAGCGCGCCCAGTCGATCGTCGACGAGGCCAAGAAACGGGCCGAAGCCGAGTACGCCAAGATCGTCGCCAACGCGAAGACCGAGGCCGATCAGCTGGTGATCCAGGCGCGTGAAGCGCTGCGCGAGCAAGTGGCGGTGCTGGCCGTCAAAGGTGCCGAGCAGATCCTTCGGCGGGAAGTCAATGCCGGCGTCCACGCCGACTTGCTGTCCCGTCTGAAAACCGAGCTTTGA
- a CDS encoding ATP synthase subunit I: MSANQGADERTAERRVAGVMGKAVSAEGGNRSDWDSDQDVVAEPDFKPLTREQAQALRGQLPPLLSPWRIVGVQAAMGLAVTLVWWAASSRAGVAGSALYGAAATVVPGALMARGMTRGLSGSSPGTAVLGFMLWEFVKIFVAVVMLVAAPRVVPDLSWPALLVTMVVCMKASWLALLWQRRSKKSA, from the coding sequence GTGTCTGCCAACCAAGGGGCAGATGAGCGGACAGCCGAGCGAAGGGTGGCAGGAGTGATGGGCAAGGCAGTGAGCGCGGAGGGAGGCAACCGTTCTGATTGGGACTCTGATCAGGATGTGGTCGCCGAGCCGGATTTCAAGCCCCTGACGCGCGAGCAGGCGCAGGCCTTGAGAGGCCAGTTGCCGCCGCTGCTGTCGCCGTGGCGCATCGTCGGCGTGCAAGCCGCGATGGGTCTGGCGGTGACGCTGGTCTGGTGGGCCGCAAGCTCGCGGGCCGGCGTGGCAGGGTCGGCGCTGTATGGCGCCGCTGCCACCGTGGTGCCGGGCGCCTTGATGGCGCGTGGCATGACGCGGGGACTCTCAGGGTCGAGCCCGGGCACTGCGGTGCTGGGTTTCATGCTGTGGGAGTTTGTGAAGATATTCGTGGCAGTGGTCATGTTGGTGGCCGCTCCCAGAGTCGTGCCGGACCTGAGCTGGCCAGCCCTGCTGGTCACGATGGTCGTGTGCATGAAGGCAAGTTGGCTGGCGCTGTTGTGGCAGCGCCGGTCGAAAAAAAGCGCGTAG
- the atpB gene encoding F0F1 ATP synthase subunit A yields the protein MAAEGQVPSPGDYITHHLSHFQNQKQTSIADFSAINYDSLFWSITLGLLTVFVLWLGARKATSGAPGRFQGFIELLVEMVDTQARGIVHNAESRKLVAPVALTVFVWIFFMNAMDLLPVDLLPMLWTNAYEAAGHDPHHAYMRVVPTADLSITLGLSFSVLLLCLFYNMKIKGVGGWIKELFTAPFHAHGLAAIALAPANFFLNIVEFGAKTISHGMRLWGNMYAGELVFMLIALMGMAGLASLGGAFLWIGHVLAGTAWAIFHILIITLQAFIFMMLTLVYIGQAHEGH from the coding sequence ATGGCTGCCGAAGGACAAGTTCCCTCCCCGGGTGATTACATCACCCACCACCTGAGTCACTTCCAGAACCAAAAGCAGACGAGCATCGCCGACTTCTCGGCGATCAACTACGACTCGCTGTTCTGGTCGATCACACTCGGTCTGCTGACCGTGTTCGTGCTCTGGCTCGGCGCCCGCAAGGCGACCTCCGGCGCGCCGGGGCGCTTCCAGGGTTTCATCGAGTTGCTGGTCGAGATGGTCGACACCCAGGCGCGCGGCATCGTGCACAACGCCGAGTCGCGCAAGCTGGTGGCCCCGGTGGCGCTCACCGTGTTCGTGTGGATCTTCTTCATGAACGCGATGGACTTGCTGCCGGTCGACCTGCTGCCGATGCTGTGGACCAACGCCTATGAGGCCGCCGGCCACGATCCGCACCACGCCTACATGCGCGTCGTGCCGACCGCCGACCTGTCGATCACGCTGGGCCTGTCGTTCAGCGTGCTGCTGCTGTGCCTGTTCTACAACATGAAGATCAAGGGTGTCGGCGGCTGGATCAAGGAGCTGTTCACGGCGCCTTTCCATGCGCACGGCCTTGCCGCGATCGCGCTGGCCCCGGCCAACTTCTTCCTGAACATCGTGGAGTTCGGCGCCAAGACCATCTCTCACGGCATGCGGCTGTGGGGCAACATGTACGCCGGCGAGCTGGTGTTCATGCTGATCGCCTTGATGGGCATGGCCGGCCTCGCCTCGCTGGGCGGCGCCTTCCTGTGGATCGGCCATGTGCTGGCCGGCACCGCCTGGGCCATCTTCCACATCCTGATCATCACGCTGCAGGCCTTCATCTTCATGATGCTGACGCTGGTGTACATCGGACAAGCCCACGAAGGCCATTGA